Proteins encoded together in one Heliomicrobium undosum window:
- a CDS encoding S-layer homology domain-containing protein — protein MTANQKYVLVVSSFTKTITGDVAFTITGDGAVAVRPNANSSDALAASTAAKTPTAEANKVMLTISTPAQTGHTIYYRTVSSDPSALAPGAAFNSSGWTMNSTGTSAFEITATDGHYVEVVEVNGATVTRWGKTGPVDDGYTAPVAASGLSASAAAKTPTAQENKVMLTISTAAQASHKIYYKVVSADPTAPNVGIAFSATGWTQNTSGTAAFEITATDGQYVEVVEVKDADTTITRWGKTGPVDDGYTAPTAASGLSAGAAAKTPTAQENKVMLTISTAAQASHKIYYKVVSADPTAPNVGTAFTATGWTENTSGTSAFEITATDGQYVEVVEVKDADTTITRWGKTGPVDDGYTAPTAASGLSAGAAAKTPTAQENKVMLTISTAAQASHKIYYKVVSADPTAPNVGTAFTATGWTENTSGTSAFEITATDGQYVEVVEVKDADTTITRWGKTGPVDDGYTAPTAASGLSAGAAAKTPTAQENKVMLTISTAAQASHKIYYKVVSADPTAPNVGTAFTATGWTENTSGTSAFEITATDGQYVEVVEVKDADTTITRWGKTGPVDDGYTAPTAASGLSASAAAKTPTAQENKVMLTISTAAQASHKIYYKVVSADPTAPNVGTAFTATGWTENTSGTSAFEITATDGQYVEVVEVKDADTTITRWGKTGPVDDGYTAPTAASGLSAGAAAKTPTAQENKVMLTISTAAQASHKIYYKVVSADPTAPNVGTAFTATGWTENTSGTAAFEITATDGQYVEVVEVKDADTTITRWGKTGPVDDGYTAAPTYMISAIAAQTLEPLTVGYLNGTQQTKTVTISRTGTGVLNNLAVALEGAGAGDFTLGTLSATTLDDGQPTATFTVKAVDGLAQGTHSATVRVTANNMTAVTFTVTQVVNHNVDLSGLSLSNGTLSPVFSRSVIDYDVSVANNVQEVTVTPTAAHQDATIKVNGVSVASGVPSSPIQLTVGNNTIRVVVSAQNDSKTYTVTVARAEADFLEIAKRDLAIGFWPGDATHPADLWNNVTRNITLLTTGSNGAQISWSSSNLNYISPNGTVQRPASGSGDATVTMTATLNLGVRTVRKTFFLVVKPLDQAITGTPVERTVDVKTGEDGVKAAEVAVYRTVEGTKKVDTVALNEEKAAESVQEALQQNRREVHIDLASDAQARDADAFNVQVHRDAITRLGANQMTLQIASPDVKVTIPQESVQTLTNDGIDLYFRVVPIKQAPQVAQQTQAAKNNATVMQVTGASGDQIQLVGKPMTIETNLSNRRTKVTFPLPSDLPASQLASLRVWVQHTDGTEEVKTGTIEYNNQGRPVGITIEIDKFSVFTIVRAEVPSGGGGGGSDGDGTVVTPVKKPDEPTKPVEHTVKQTIQPYVFGYPDRTFKPEKPITRGELAVIIDRQLASAEEIIVIKYPDVPSEHWAFGAIQRLQSMRLIQGYPDGSFRPDQYVTRAELSALVTKWKKLSNEGRISFSDVQGHWAEQSVATMEAANILHGYPDGLFRPDQAVTRAEIVVLMNNLIGRKPLTGLSKTTWSDVSGEHWAAGAIEAASTTYTIEVKVENEKP, from the coding sequence TTGACCGCCAACCAAAAGTATGTCTTGGTAGTAAGCAGTTTTACAAAAACGATCACGGGAGACGTTGCATTTACAATAACGGGTGACGGAGCCGTTGCTGTACGTCCGAATGCGAACTCATCGGACGCGTTAGCGGCGAGCACGGCCGCCAAAACGCCGACAGCCGAAGCGAACAAGGTGATGCTGACGATCAGCACGCCTGCGCAAACGGGCCACACGATCTATTACAGAACGGTAAGCTCGGATCCATCGGCGCTGGCCCCGGGCGCCGCTTTTAACTCATCCGGCTGGACGATGAACTCGACGGGGACGTCTGCCTTCGAGATCACCGCCACCGACGGGCATTACGTTGAAGTGGTGGAAGTCAACGGCGCAACGGTCACCCGGTGGGGCAAGACAGGCCCCGTCGATGACGGCTACACGGCGCCGGTGGCGGCCAGCGGGCTGAGCGCCAGCGCGGCGGCCAAAACGCCGACGGCCCAAGAGAACAAGGTGATGCTGACGATCAGCACGGCTGCGCAGGCAAGCCACAAGATCTACTACAAGGTGGTCAGCGCCGATCCGACAGCGCCGAACGTGGGGATAGCCTTCTCAGCGACAGGCTGGACGCAGAACACCAGCGGAACGGCGGCCTTCGAGATCACCGCCACGGACGGGCAGTACGTGGAAGTGGTGGAAGTGAAGGATGCGGACACAACGATCACCCGGTGGGGCAAGACAGGCCCCGTTGATGACGGCTACACAGCGCCGACTGCGGCCAGCGGTCTGAGCGCCGGCGCGGCGGCCAAAACGCCGACGGCCCAAGAGAACAAGGTGATGCTGACGATCAGCACGGCTGCACAGGCAAGCCACAAGATCTACTACAAGGTGGTCAGCGCCGATCCGACAGCGCCGAACGTGGGCACAGCCTTCACAGCGACAGGCTGGACGGAGAACACCAGCGGAACGTCTGCCTTCGAGATCACCGCCACGGACGGGCAGTACGTGGAAGTGGTGGAAGTGAAGGATGCGGACACAACGATCACCCGGTGGGGCAAGACAGGCCCCGTTGATGACGGCTACACAGCGCCGACTGCGGCCAGCGGTCTGAGCGCCGGCGCGGCGGCCAAAACGCCGACGGCCCAAGAGAACAAGGTGATGCTGACGATCAGCACGGCTGCACAGGCAAGCCACAAGATCTACTACAAGGTGGTCAGCGCCGATCCGACAGCGCCGAACGTGGGCACAGCCTTCACAGCGACAGGCTGGACGGAGAACACCAGCGGAACGTCTGCCTTCGAGATCACCGCCACGGACGGGCAGTACGTGGAAGTGGTGGAAGTGAAGGATGCGGACACAACGATCACCCGGTGGGGCAAGACAGGCCCCGTTGATGACGGCTACACAGCGCCGACTGCGGCCAGCGGTCTGAGCGCCGGCGCGGCGGCCAAAACGCCGACGGCCCAAGAGAACAAGGTGATGCTGACGATCAGCACGGCTGCACAGGCAAGCCACAAGATCTACTACAAGGTGGTCAGCGCCGATCCGACAGCGCCGAACGTGGGCACAGCCTTCACAGCGACAGGCTGGACGGAGAACACCAGCGGAACGTCTGCCTTCGAGATCACCGCCACGGACGGGCAGTACGTGGAAGTGGTGGAAGTGAAGGATGCGGACACGACGATCACCCGGTGGGGCAAGACAGGCCCCGTCGATGACGGCTACACAGCGCCGACTGCGGCCAGCGGTCTGAGCGCCAGCGCGGCGGCCAAAACGCCGACGGCCCAAGAGAACAAGGTGATGCTGACGATCAGCACGGCTGCACAGGCAAGCCACAAGATCTACTACAAGGTGGTCAGCGCCGATCCGACAGCGCCGAACGTGGGCACTGCCTTCACAGCGACAGGCTGGACGGAGAACACCAGCGGAACGTCTGCCTTCGAGATCACCGCCACGGACGGGCAGTACGTGGAAGTGGTGGAAGTGAAGGATGCGGACACGACGATCACCCGGTGGGGCAAGACAGGCCCCGTCGATGACGGCTACACGGCGCCGACTGCGGCCAGCGGTCTGAGCGCCGGCGCGGCGGCCAAAACGCCGACGGCCCAAGAGAACAAGGTGATGCTGACGATCAGCACGGCGGCGCAGGCAAGCCACAAGATTTACTACAAGGTGGTCAGCGCCGATCCGACAGCGCCAAACGTGGGCACAGCCTTCACAGCGACAGGCTGGACGGAGAACACCAGCGGGACGGCGGCCTTTGAGATCACCGCCACGGACGGGCAGTACGTGGAAGTGGTGGAAGTGAAGGACGCAGACACAACGATCACCCGGTGGGGCAAGACAGGCCCTGTCGATGACGGCTACACGGCAGCGCCGACGTACATGATCAGCGCCATCGCAGCCCAAACGCTGGAACCGTTGACGGTGGGTTACCTGAACGGGACGCAGCAGACGAAAACGGTGACGATCAGCCGGACGGGGACCGGAGTGCTGAACAACCTGGCGGTGGCGTTGGAGGGAGCCGGCGCGGGCGACTTTACCCTCGGGACGCTGTCGGCGACGACGCTAGACGACGGGCAGCCGACGGCGACCTTCACGGTGAAGGCGGTTGACGGGCTAGCCCAAGGGACCCATAGCGCGACGGTAAGAGTGACGGCGAACAACATGACTGCAGTGACCTTTACGGTGACTCAGGTGGTCAACCACAATGTTGATTTAAGCGGATTAAGCCTAAGTAATGGAACGTTATCGCCCGTCTTTAGCAGAAGCGTAATCGACTATGATGTGTCTGTGGCGAATAATGTTCAGGAAGTTACCGTCACCCCGACGGCCGCTCATCAGGACGCGACGATTAAAGTGAACGGCGTCAGCGTTGCAAGCGGCGTGCCCAGTTCACCCATCCAATTGACCGTTGGTAACAACACCATCCGGGTTGTCGTTTCGGCCCAAAATGACTCAAAAACCTATACGGTAACGGTTGCGCGAGCGGAAGCCGATTTTTTGGAAATTGCCAAAAGAGATCTCGCTATCGGCTTCTGGCCCGGCGATGCAACCCACCCGGCCGATTTATGGAACAATGTAACCAGAAACATTACGTTACTGACAACGGGCTCCAACGGTGCTCAAATCTCCTGGTCATCAAGCAATCTCAATTACATATCCCCAAACGGAACCGTTCAGCGTCCGGCTTCTGGCAGTGGTGATGCCACCGTTACGATGACGGCAACGCTCAATCTGGGTGTAAGAACTGTCCGGAAAACATTTTTCCTGGTTGTGAAGCCCCTGGACCAAGCGATTACGGGGACGCCAGTGGAGCGCACGGTCGATGTCAAGACTGGTGAAGATGGCGTCAAAGCCGCAGAGGTTGCCGTCTACCGTACGGTGGAAGGAACGAAAAAGGTCGACACAGTTGCGCTCAATGAGGAAAAAGCCGCTGAGAGTGTACAGGAGGCACTTCAGCAAAACCGAAGGGAAGTGCATATCGATCTCGCTTCCGACGCTCAGGCCAGGGATGCCGACGCATTTAATGTACAGGTCCATAGAGATGCCATTACCCGATTAGGCGCTAACCAGATGACACTTCAGATCGCTAGTCCCGATGTAAAAGTAACAATCCCGCAGGAGAGCGTTCAGACGTTGACCAACGATGGCATCGATTTGTACTTCCGCGTTGTTCCCATCAAACAAGCGCCCCAAGTAGCGCAGCAAACACAAGCGGCCAAGAACAATGCGACTGTTATGCAGGTCACAGGTGCTTCAGGCGATCAAATTCAATTGGTTGGCAAGCCGATGACCATTGAAACCAACTTAAGCAACCGGAGAACGAAGGTCACCTTCCCCTTGCCGAGCGACTTGCCCGCATCGCAGCTAGCCTCACTCAGGGTATGGGTCCAGCATACCGATGGAACGGAAGAAGTAAAAACGGGGACTATCGAGTATAACAACCAAGGTCGTCCCGTCGGCATCACCATTGAAATTGACAAGTTCAGTGTATTTACCATTGTCCGGGCCGAAGTCCCGAGCGGCGGGGGCGGCGGTGGTAGCGATGGAGACGGAACGGTAGTCACACCTGTAAAAAAACCTGATGAACCGACAAAACCGGTAGAACACACGGTCAAACAGACGATTCAACCGTACGTGTTCGGCTACCCCGACCGGACGTTCAAACCGGAGAAACCGATTACCAGGGGAGAACTGGCGGTCATCATCGACAGGCAACTGGCGAGTGCAGAAGAAATCATCGTAATAAAATACCCCGATGTGCCTTCTGAACACTGGGCCTTTGGCGCGATACAGAGGCTGCAGTCGATGAGGTTGATTCAAGGATACCCCGACGGCTCATTCCGGCCCGATCAGTATGTGACGCGGGCCGAACTGTCGGCCCTGGTGACAAAATGGAAGAAATTGTCCAATGAAGGGCGAATTTCCTTTAGCGATGTACAAGGGCACTGGGCAGAACAGTCCGTGGCTACTATGGAAGCAGCCAACATTCTTCATGGATATCCCGATGGACTATTTAGACCCGATCAGGCGGTCACGCGAGCGGAAATCGTGGTGCTCATGAACAATCTAATTGGAAGGAAGCCGCTGACCGGATTAAGCAAAACCACTTGGTCTGACGTGTCGGGAGAACACTGGGCTGCAGGCGCCATCGAAGCGGCATCGACAACATACACAATAGAGGTAAAAGTTGAAAACGAAAAACCCTAA
- the pfkB gene encoding 1-phosphofructokinase yields MILTVTLNTAIDKTYWVECFQAGDVKRVKKVIATAGGKGLNVARVIHALGEPVLATGFVGGFTGRYIESKLDEQQVRHDFVRLDEESRTCINIIDETTGVHTEVLEPGPAVMSGDTERLLKRFQTLLERCTVVTLSGSLPQSIDVDIYKRLITIAKEAGKKVILDTSGEALMRSMGAAPTLIKPNRNEVSQILGSPVRDAGEAARAVRELLALGPESAAISLGSDGVVLGWGAGLRDKHSSRSGGATVLWARPPAIQPVNTVGCGDAMVAAFALVLRRGYAAEAMVRFAVAVSAASALTTETGGCRVDDVAELMELVEVRQLGR; encoded by the coding sequence TTGATCCTGACCGTCACATTAAACACAGCCATCGACAAGACCTACTGGGTAGAATGTTTTCAAGCCGGCGATGTGAAGCGGGTCAAAAAGGTGATCGCCACGGCGGGCGGCAAGGGGCTCAACGTGGCCCGCGTCATCCATGCCCTGGGTGAGCCGGTCCTGGCAACCGGATTCGTGGGTGGCTTTACCGGGCGGTATATTGAGTCAAAACTGGACGAACAGCAGGTCCGCCATGACTTTGTTCGGCTCGATGAGGAAAGCCGGACCTGCATTAATATCATCGATGAAACGACTGGTGTGCATACGGAGGTTCTAGAACCGGGACCGGCAGTCATGTCCGGTGATACCGAGCGCCTGCTTAAACGATTCCAAACACTGCTCGAACGCTGCACCGTCGTCACTTTGTCAGGCAGCCTGCCCCAGAGCATTGACGTGGATATTTACAAGCGTTTAATCACCATTGCCAAAGAGGCCGGAAAGAAGGTGATTCTCGATACGAGCGGCGAAGCTTTGATGCGCAGCATGGGGGCGGCGCCTACGCTGATCAAGCCGAACCGAAATGAGGTGAGCCAAATACTCGGCAGCCCGGTTCGCGATGCTGGGGAAGCCGCGAGGGCAGTCCGAGAACTGCTGGCGTTGGGGCCGGAGAGCGCGGCCATCTCATTAGGCAGTGACGGTGTCGTCTTGGGTTGGGGCGCCGGTCTTCGTGACAAACATAGCAGCAGATCCGGCGGCGCAACCGTTCTCTGGGCGAGACCGCCGGCGATCCAGCCCGTAAATACGGTCGGTTGCGGCGATGCGATGGTGGCCGCCTTCGCCTTGGTCCTCCGCCGGGGTTATGCGGCGGAAGCGATGGTCAGGTTTGCCGTCGCCGTTTCAGCCGCCTCAGCCCTGACAACGGAAACCGGCGGCTGCCGGGTCGACGATGTAGCGGAACTGATGGAACTGGTCGAGGTGAGACAACTGGGCCGGTAA